The following proteins come from a genomic window of Candidatus Zixiibacteriota bacterium:
- a CDS encoding outer membrane lipoprotein carrier protein LolA, with translation MSKTGIARGVHALCVVGWTALGAQAGDRFDSAKEALAAGSCTRIEFLSIIESDIFDQVDTARGSADIARDGRYRIVVGDDEYLSTGDSLYSYSVRHRQVTVEALSGGVDRSTEISFVIRLDDFFKTVIIHPDSVYRLIRTSVDVVGLPDSLVLFMRTDTSAIDRIEYLDVNGELNRIVFLSIVPSPECTPGRFEPDFPDSVDVIRLN, from the coding sequence ATGAGCAAGACAGGTATCGCAAGGGGTGTGCATGCGTTGTGCGTGGTCGGTTGGACGGCGCTTGGGGCGCAGGCCGGGGACCGGTTTGACTCGGCCAAGGAAGCGCTTGCGGCGGGATCCTGCACGCGCATCGAGTTTCTTTCCATCATAGAGTCGGACATTTTCGACCAGGTAGACACGGCGCGTGGGAGTGCTGATATCGCGCGCGACGGGCGGTATCGGATAGTGGTCGGCGACGATGAGTATTTGTCAACCGGCGACTCGTTGTACAGCTATTCGGTGCGGCACCGGCAGGTCACGGTGGAGGCGCTGTCGGGCGGGGTAGACAGATCGACGGAGATATCCTTTGTTATCCGGCTTGACGATTTTTTCAAAACGGTTATTATTCATCCGGATTCCGTCTACAGGCTGATTCGCACGTCGGTAGATGTTGTCGGGTTGCCCGATTCGCTGGTGTTGTTCATGCGGACGGACACGTCGGCGATTGACCGGATCGAGTACCTCGATGTCAACGGGGAGTTGAATCGGATCGTATTTCTCAGTATCGTGCCGTCGCCGGAGTGTACTCCGGGGCGATTTGAGCCGGATTTCCCGGATTCCGTGGACGTTATCAGACTCAATTAG
- the rimO gene encoding 30S ribosomal protein S12 methylthiotransferase RimO, with protein MKFFVHKLGCPKNDVDADYIAARLIDDGHQPVGTPEEADSVIVNTCGFITAAKEESITEILRLAELKKSGRVRQLLAAGCLTQRYGDEMLKEMPELDGAFGHGALDSIARAVGGGNGHRPERTVKLETRKLGYISWKHRFIADAYPYSYLKISDGCDRGCTYCAIPGMRGRFRSRPIQSILTEARFLAQNGKKELILVSQEATCYGYDLPGRPGIVDLLRELELVEGIEWIRLMYLYPAALDDALIDYMAAPNKTLNYFDLPLQHVNTDILTAMRRRVERTHVEHLIDRIRATSDDAVIRTTFIVGFPGETEAQFDELYDFVERYRFDRMGVFPYSPEEGTPAERFGRQVSEATKVERMDRLMNLQREIAFEINNSLIGQSRSVIIDTVRADGRGIGRTTGDCPEIDQEVFVSGEGLEAGRIRTVVVDAVDGYDLVGHAVRDEGHDSV; from the coding sequence ATGAAGTTTTTCGTACACAAACTCGGCTGTCCCAAAAACGATGTCGACGCGGACTATATCGCGGCTCGACTGATCGATGACGGGCACCAGCCGGTCGGCACGCCGGAGGAGGCGGATTCGGTGATCGTCAACACCTGCGGTTTTATCACGGCCGCGAAAGAGGAGTCGATCACGGAAATACTTCGGCTGGCTGAGCTCAAGAAAAGCGGGCGGGTGAGGCAGTTGCTGGCGGCCGGCTGTTTGACGCAGCGCTACGGCGACGAGATGCTCAAGGAGATGCCGGAACTGGACGGCGCGTTCGGACATGGAGCGCTCGACTCGATCGCGCGGGCGGTGGGCGGTGGCAACGGGCATCGACCGGAGCGCACGGTCAAGCTGGAAACGCGAAAGCTGGGCTACATCAGCTGGAAGCACCGGTTCATCGCCGACGCGTATCCGTACTCGTATCTCAAGATTTCCGACGGGTGCGACCGCGGTTGTACATACTGTGCGATTCCGGGGATGAGGGGGCGGTTTCGGAGCAGGCCGATACAGTCGATCCTCACCGAAGCCCGGTTTCTTGCGCAGAACGGGAAGAAGGAGCTGATCCTGGTATCGCAGGAAGCGACGTGTTACGGTTACGATTTGCCGGGGCGGCCGGGTATTGTTGACCTTTTGCGGGAGCTGGAACTGGTGGAGGGGATCGAGTGGATTCGTCTGATGTACTTGTATCCTGCGGCTCTCGATGATGCGCTTATTGACTACATGGCGGCGCCGAACAAAACGCTCAACTATTTTGACCTTCCGCTTCAACACGTAAATACGGATATACTGACCGCCATGCGGCGCCGGGTGGAACGGACACACGTCGAGCACCTGATCGATCGGATCCGAGCGACCAGCGACGACGCCGTAATACGGACCACGTTTATCGTGGGGTTTCCGGGGGAGACCGAGGCGCAGTTCGACGAGCTGTACGATTTTGTCGAGCGCTATCGGTTTGACCGCATGGGTGTTTTCCCGTATTCACCGGAGGAGGGTACGCCGGCGGAGCGTTTCGGACGGCAGGTATCAGAAGCGACGAAGGTCGAGAGAATGGACAGGCTGATGAATCTGCAGCGCGAGATCGCATTCGAGATAAATAACTCCTTGATAGGGCAGAGTCGGTCGGTTATCATTGACACCGTGAGGGCCGACGGTCGTGGAATCGGGCGAACAACCGGCGACTGTCCGGAAATCGACCAGGAGGTTTTCGTGAGCGGCGAGGGGCTGGAGGCGGGCCGTATACGCACGGTGGTCGTCGACGCCGTTGACGGGTACGATCTGGTGGGCCATGCAGTGAGAGACGAGGGTCATGATTCAGTTTGA
- a CDS encoding lytic transglycosylase domain-containing protein, with the protein MIQFEKLGIFLSRPIAFLLVVIYLVQSGLLVYMVMEKFELERQIREQQSRINELQEKLQIFKAIDDFQIGFTEDEVRRLTNVIYSESDRYDYDPMFIVAIILTESSFRKGQRSPVGASGLMQVMPFVGEELAGRTGIEWQGEATLFQPETNIKVGTQHLFEQILKFGNIRDALVAYNMGETRVRSILRQNRPLPKTYLNKVLETYKMLKENYAA; encoded by the coding sequence ATGATTCAGTTTGAGAAGCTGGGGATCTTTTTGTCACGGCCGATCGCGTTTCTTCTGGTCGTGATCTATCTCGTGCAGTCCGGGCTGCTCGTTTACATGGTGATGGAGAAGTTCGAGCTCGAGCGGCAGATTCGGGAACAGCAATCCCGCATAAACGAACTGCAGGAGAAGCTCCAGATATTCAAGGCGATCGACGACTTCCAGATCGGTTTCACCGAGGACGAGGTGCGGCGGCTGACGAATGTGATTTACAGTGAGAGCGACAGGTATGATTATGATCCGATGTTTATCGTGGCGATCATACTGACGGAGTCGTCGTTCCGCAAGGGGCAGCGGTCACCGGTGGGGGCCAGCGGGCTGATGCAGGTGATGCCGTTTGTCGGCGAGGAACTGGCCGGCCGCACGGGCATAGAGTGGCAGGGGGAAGCAACGCTGTTCCAACCGGAGACCAACATCAAGGTGGGGACCCAGCATTTATTCGAGCAGATTCTGAAATTCGGCAACATCCGGGATGCGCTGGTCGCGTACAACATGGGCGAGACCCGGGTGCGCAGTATCCTGAGACAGAACCGACCGTTGCCGAAGACGTATTTGAACAAGGTTCTGGAGACGTACAAAATGCTCAAGGAGAACTACGCCGCGTGA
- the bamD gene encoding outer membrane protein assembly factor BamD yields the protein MRHRALVLFTLLLLTVSIVVITGCGGRKSLTNLSVRELYAEGLERYNGGKYLYAIEYFQAIVFNFPGESVVDTAQYYLALSYLGNKDYKLASVEFNRLIQNYPLSVYATHAQFMTAVCLYESAPDHHGLDQTDRKEAVKQMEDFIVDHPESELVPQVQEYIREGRNTLANKLYSAAVLYYRIRALDAAKIYFQQVVDDYTDTEYGPRAVFYIAKCDYERKNFSSAKLGFENFVAVFPDHELASEARPLVATAAFRDAEQAFDKGDQASAAAKLRAFIEAFPGDERVEKAQRYLEQLPAGEPALHSHEQS from the coding sequence GTGAGACACCGTGCCCTGGTTTTGTTCACACTCTTGCTGCTGACGGTATCGATTGTGGTGATTACCGGGTGCGGCGGGCGGAAGTCACTGACGAACCTGTCGGTGCGCGAATTGTATGCCGAAGGATTGGAGCGCTACAACGGGGGCAAGTATCTTTACGCGATCGAGTACTTCCAGGCGATAGTATTCAATTTCCCCGGCGAGTCGGTAGTCGACACGGCGCAGTACTATCTGGCCTTATCATATCTGGGCAACAAGGACTACAAGCTGGCATCGGTGGAGTTCAACCGGCTTATTCAGAACTATCCGCTTTCGGTGTATGCGACGCACGCGCAGTTTATGACGGCGGTTTGTTTGTATGAGTCGGCGCCGGACCATCACGGTCTGGACCAGACGGACCGGAAAGAGGCGGTCAAGCAGATGGAGGATTTCATTGTTGACCATCCGGAATCCGAGCTTGTGCCGCAGGTACAAGAGTACATCCGCGAGGGGCGAAACACGCTGGCGAACAAACTCTATTCGGCAGCGGTGTTGTACTATCGGATACGGGCGCTGGACGCTGCCAAGATCTACTTTCAGCAGGTGGTCGATGACTATACCGACACGGAATATGGGCCGCGCGCGGTGTTTTATATCGCCAAATGCGATTACGAGCGAAAGAATTTTTCATCGGCGAAGCTGGGCTTCGAGAATTTTGTCGCGGTGTTCCCCGATCACGAGCTGGCGTCGGAGGCCCGTCCGCTGGTAGCTACCGCTGCGTTTCGCGACGCGGAGCAGGCGTTCGACAAGGGTGATCAGGCGTCGGCTGCCGCGAAGCTTCGCGCCTTCATCGAGGCGTTTCCCGGCGACGAGCGAGTCGAGAAAGCGCAGCGGTATCTCGAGCAGCTGCCCGCCGGCGAACCTGCACTGCACTCTCATGAGCAGTCCTGA
- the nadD gene encoding nicotinate (nicotinamide) nucleotide adenylyltransferase yields MSSPDLRGAWGIFGGRFDPIHNGHLALAADLRRLKNLDGIMLVPSYRPPHKPQLCEASYDDRVTMMGLATGGDPSFIVSDIERELDGPGYSLYVVRELKRRNPRVDFSFLIGADNIHDFRNWFRPEELAREVRIVAGARPGYTMDESAIGVDAEVELVSTAEVAVSGSEIRALVKAGAGPDRLKGLVPDAVAAFIFERRLYMS; encoded by the coding sequence ATGAGCAGTCCTGATCTGCGCGGTGCGTGGGGCATTTTCGGGGGGCGATTCGATCCTATCCACAACGGTCACCTTGCACTGGCAGCCGATCTTCGACGGCTGAAGAATCTCGATGGGATCATGCTGGTGCCGTCGTATCGGCCGCCGCACAAGCCACAGCTTTGTGAGGCGTCGTATGACGATCGTGTGACGATGATGGGCCTTGCGACAGGCGGTGATCCATCGTTTATTGTAAGTGATATCGAGCGGGAGCTTGATGGTCCCGGTTACTCGTTGTATGTGGTGCGCGAACTGAAGCGACGCAATCCGCGGGTCGACTTCTCGTTCCTAATCGGCGCCGACAATATTCATGATTTTCGCAACTGGTTCAGGCCTGAGGAGTTGGCGCGCGAGGTGCGCATCGTAGCTGGCGCGCGCCCCGGGTATACGATGGATGAATCCGCGATCGGAGTAGACGCCGAAGTGGAACTGGTGTCGACGGCGGAAGTTGCGGTATCGGGGAGCGAGATCCGGGCGCTGGTCAAGGCCGGCGCGGGACCGGATCGGTTGAAAGGCCTGGTTCCGGACGCGGTCGCCGCATTCATTTTCGAACGAAGGCTGTACATGTCATGA
- the polA gene encoding DNA polymerase I, which yields MNLSGKTLYLIDGSAVFYRAYFAFIRNPLINSKGENTSATFGFVNSVFKILREEKPDYVAVVFDTKEPTFRHERYPEYKSTRAKMPDELVDQLPRIHQAVAALNIASYLLDGYEADDIIGTIAKDAEKKGMHVWCVTGDKDYFQLVTDAVRIYNPRKAAEAAELYGPEEVKEKFGVAPDLVIDKLALMGDSSDNVPGVPGVGPKTADALLEQFGSLDGVLAGVDKIKAKGVREKIAANEELARLSRELVTIKTDAPIGFEYDDMKARGADFEACKKLFVELEFTSIVKELFPSSDAGVRTEPVGPTQAYVAVTSIGRLREVVSALSERKEIAVDTETTSLDPFSAGLVGVSLCGKAGEAYYVPLRHTAEGSDNVPYDEAMAVLRELLENPKVQKFGQNIKYDYEVLREHGVTISPVSFDTMLASYVLNPTARQHGLDFLALQHFNYQMQPITDLIGTGKSQKSFATVPVEKAAFYAAEDADYTYRLRGVLAPKIEELDVQRLYYTIELPLIPVLADMERAGIKVDREFLGELSREMDGKLETIKKDIYRIAGGPFNINSTQQLSHILFEKLNLPKKGKTAKKTGYSTDVRVLEELAHLHEFPKLILDYRQLTKLKNTYIDALPKLISEKTGRVHTSFNQTIAATGRLSSTDPNLQNIPIRTDEGREIRRAFVPRDGDHVLLSADYSQVELRILAHYSGDEGLIAAFRAGEDIHMRTAAEVFGVPFESVTSQMRRVAKTANFAVIYGVTAYGLSQQTDMGVDEAKRFIDTYFKRYPGIADYMESTREFARKNGYVTTLYNRRRYVADINDKKPAVRQFAERVAINTPIQGTAADIIKIAMLKIFEKTAGMKSKMVLQVHDELVFDVHRSELDEVTKIVRAGMEKAAKLKVPLVADIGIGENWLDCK from the coding sequence ATGAACCTCTCGGGGAAAACGCTCTACCTTATCGACGGCTCCGCCGTGTTCTACCGGGCGTACTTCGCGTTTATCAGGAATCCGCTGATCAATTCGAAAGGAGAGAACACGTCGGCGACGTTCGGTTTCGTGAACTCGGTCTTCAAGATTCTTCGCGAAGAGAAGCCGGACTACGTTGCAGTTGTGTTCGACACCAAGGAACCGACGTTTCGTCATGAGCGATATCCGGAATACAAATCGACGCGCGCGAAAATGCCGGATGAACTGGTGGACCAGCTTCCGCGCATACACCAGGCTGTCGCGGCATTGAATATCGCATCATACCTGCTCGACGGATATGAGGCCGATGACATTATCGGGACGATTGCGAAGGATGCCGAGAAGAAGGGGATGCATGTCTGGTGTGTCACCGGTGACAAGGATTACTTTCAGCTCGTAACCGACGCGGTGCGAATCTACAATCCGCGGAAAGCAGCTGAGGCCGCCGAGTTGTACGGACCGGAGGAGGTTAAAGAGAAGTTCGGAGTTGCGCCGGACCTGGTGATCGACAAACTGGCCTTGATGGGGGACAGTTCAGACAATGTGCCGGGCGTACCGGGAGTCGGTCCTAAGACGGCTGACGCATTGCTCGAGCAGTTCGGATCATTGGATGGGGTCCTTGCGGGGGTGGACAAGATCAAGGCGAAAGGGGTGCGAGAGAAGATTGCCGCGAATGAGGAACTGGCCCGTTTATCTCGTGAGCTGGTGACGATCAAGACCGACGCTCCGATCGGGTTCGAGTACGACGACATGAAAGCGCGCGGCGCCGACTTCGAAGCGTGTAAGAAGTTATTTGTCGAACTCGAATTCACCAGTATCGTCAAGGAGCTGTTCCCGTCGTCCGATGCGGGTGTGCGCACGGAGCCGGTCGGTCCGACGCAGGCATACGTGGCGGTGACGTCGATTGGCCGGTTGCGGGAGGTGGTATCGGCGCTGAGCGAGCGCAAGGAGATAGCGGTCGATACGGAAACGACGTCGCTGGATCCGTTTTCGGCCGGGCTGGTTGGTGTTTCGCTGTGTGGCAAAGCCGGCGAGGCGTATTACGTGCCATTACGGCACACGGCGGAAGGGTCGGACAACGTGCCGTACGACGAGGCGATGGCGGTGCTTCGAGAGTTGCTCGAAAACCCCAAGGTTCAGAAGTTCGGCCAGAATATCAAATATGACTATGAGGTTCTCCGCGAGCACGGCGTCACAATCTCGCCGGTGTCGTTTGACACCATGCTGGCGTCATACGTGCTCAATCCGACGGCGCGGCAGCATGGGCTGGACTTTCTAGCGCTCCAGCATTTCAACTACCAGATGCAGCCGATCACTGATTTGATCGGGACAGGGAAGTCGCAGAAGTCGTTTGCCACGGTGCCGGTTGAGAAGGCCGCTTTTTACGCGGCTGAGGATGCGGATTATACGTATCGGCTGCGCGGCGTACTGGCTCCGAAGATAGAGGAGCTGGACGTTCAGAGGCTGTACTATACGATTGAGTTGCCGCTTATACCCGTGCTGGCCGACATGGAGCGCGCAGGTATCAAGGTTGACCGGGAGTTTCTCGGCGAGCTGTCGCGCGAGATGGATGGCAAGCTCGAGACGATCAAAAAGGATATCTATCGAATTGCGGGCGGGCCGTTCAATATCAATTCGACGCAGCAGCTGTCTCACATTCTGTTTGAGAAGCTGAATCTTCCGAAGAAAGGGAAGACCGCCAAGAAGACGGGATATTCGACCGACGTGAGAGTGCTCGAAGAGTTGGCGCATCTGCACGAATTTCCGAAGTTGATTCTTGATTATCGCCAGTTGACGAAGTTGAAGAACACCTATATCGACGCTCTTCCGAAGCTCATATCCGAGAAGACCGGGCGGGTGCATACGTCGTTTAACCAGACGATCGCGGCGACCGGCCGATTGTCATCGACCGATCCGAACCTGCAGAATATTCCGATCCGGACGGATGAGGGGCGGGAGATCCGTCGGGCGTTCGTACCGCGCGATGGTGATCACGTGTTGCTATCGGCGGACTATTCGCAGGTGGAGTTGCGCATTCTCGCTCATTACTCCGGGGATGAGGGGCTTATTGCCGCGTTCCGGGCCGGCGAGGATATTCATATGCGCACGGCGGCGGAGGTTTTTGGAGTGCCGTTTGAGTCGGTGACGTCGCAGATGCGGCGTGTAGCCAAGACCGCGAATTTTGCGGTGATTTACGGGGTGACGGCGTACGGTCTCAGCCAGCAGACCGATATGGGAGTGGACGAGGCAAAGCGGTTTATCGACACGTATTTCAAGCGATATCCGGGTATTGCCGACTACATGGAATCTACCCGGGAGTTCGCCCGCAAGAACGGCTACGTGACGACCCTGTATAATCGGCGGCGGTATGTCGCAGATATCAATGACAAGAAGCCGGCGGTCCGCCAGTTTGCCGAGCGCGTGGCGATTAATACACCGATACAGGGAACGGCGGCGGACATAATCAAGATCGCGATGCTGAAAATCTTTGAAAAAACGGCCGGCATGAAGTCCAAAATGGTATTACAGGTGCACGACGAACTCGTTTTCGACGTCCATAGAAGTGAGCTGGACGAGGTAACGAAGATCGTCCGGGCCGGTATGGAAAAGGCAGCGAAGTTGAAGGTCCCGCTGGTGGCCGATATCGGGATCGGTGAGAACTGGCTGGACTGCAAGTAA
- the coaE gene encoding dephospho-CoA kinase (Dephospho-CoA kinase (CoaE) performs the final step in coenzyme A biosynthesis.), with translation MVIGLTGQIGSGKSTAARILASFGARVIDADLIGREVVEQSAELRRRLARVFGKDVVDSRGRLIRKKLAVRAFATGASRDKLNMIVHPHLLRRLRSRIREEQKRGPVVIDAALLLYWGMDREVDVTLVIHAGLETRLKRLQARGIQPGDAKARQRAQLPYAEFRTRADRVILNNGTPSDLRRKLRRFWQAYVSERV, from the coding sequence ATGGTAATCGGGTTAACCGGTCAGATCGGTTCGGGCAAGTCTACCGCGGCCAGGATACTGGCGTCGTTCGGCGCCCGTGTCATTGACGCCGATTTGATTGGCAGAGAGGTCGTGGAGCAATCGGCGGAGCTTCGCCGCCGTCTGGCCCGGGTATTCGGGAAGGATGTTGTTGATTCGCGGGGTCGGCTAATTCGAAAGAAGCTGGCGGTTCGCGCGTTTGCTACCGGGGCCTCGAGAGACAAACTCAACATGATAGTACATCCGCACCTGCTTCGGCGTTTACGGTCTCGAATTCGGGAGGAGCAGAAGCGGGGTCCGGTGGTAATTGATGCGGCCCTGCTTTTGTACTGGGGGATGGACCGGGAGGTCGATGTTACGCTGGTTATCCATGCGGGGTTGGAAACCCGGCTCAAGCGCCTGCAGGCGCGGGGGATACAGCCGGGTGATGCCAAGGCGCGCCAGCGTGCTCAGCTTCCGTATGCCGAATTTCGAACCCGGGCCGACCGGGTGATTCTGAACAACGGGACACCATCAGACCTCAGGCGCAAGCTTCGTCGGTTCTGGCAAGCGTATGTATCCGAAAGGGTTTGA
- a CDS encoding transketolase has translation MALVDAATNSVRRDYSLSELKERANYMRGLNEIALCSAGSGHSGGTLGIMDVCAALYLKVARHDPQNPFWQERDRIIWSAGHKAPALYTSLAVAGYFDEGQLMTLRMLGSPLQGHPHWRDLPGVEISSGSLGQGFSVGVGVALAAKLDGADYRVFVICSDGEQQEGSIWEAAMAAAHHKLDNLIVIVDKNRLQIDGEVKDVMNIDPLPDKYRSFGWDVREVDGHDMEDIVSSLEQARNDNRSGRPVALICHTNKGRGVSFMENVVSWHGKPPNRAELERVLSELKLSGAFDVESLLAQGSAHRERSEAALASSMPRFSRDYWWNAPGTMSVEMDPTRKGFGRALDKYGDDARVVCIGADISDSITISDFFKRHPERKDRFISVGVAEQNATTIAAGLAKEGRIPVFGTYGVFASARNLDQLRVSVCYGNFNVLVAGAHGGISVGPDGATHQELESMFQIAGLPNMHMGVPCDSIETEKMTRALLFDVVGPKYIRFAREATPVISTPDTPFRFGEANVYRLRRETARFVDAFEVRVASDYVNENEHLTIVSCGPEVAESLRAAWILKREHDIETRVLNVHTVKPIDTEAILSAARETGAMLTAEEHQVGGLGNRIAGIIACDIAPGGRRLPFAMIGIPDVFGESGEPWQLIRKFGLAAEHIAAKAQELLGI, from the coding sequence ATGGCACTAGTTGATGCTGCGACTAATTCTGTCCGGCGCGACTACTCGCTAAGCGAGCTCAAGGAACGCGCCAATTACATGCGCGGATTGAATGAAATAGCCCTGTGCTCCGCGGGATCGGGCCACTCCGGCGGCACACTGGGGATAATGGACGTCTGCGCCGCACTCTACCTCAAGGTGGCGAGGCACGACCCTCAGAATCCGTTCTGGCAGGAGCGCGACCGCATTATCTGGTCGGCGGGCCACAAGGCGCCGGCGCTGTACACCTCGCTCGCCGTGGCCGGTTATTTCGATGAAGGTCAATTGATGACTTTGAGAATGCTTGGCTCGCCGTTACAGGGTCACCCTCACTGGCGCGACCTTCCGGGAGTGGAGATTTCCTCGGGCTCGCTCGGTCAGGGATTTTCAGTGGGGGTGGGCGTGGCGCTGGCGGCGAAACTCGACGGGGCGGATTATCGGGTGTTTGTGATTTGTTCCGACGGCGAGCAGCAGGAAGGGTCGATTTGGGAAGCGGCGATGGCGGCCGCACATCACAAGCTCGACAACCTGATTGTGATAGTCGACAAGAATCGGCTGCAAATCGATGGCGAGGTGAAGGATGTGATGAATATCGATCCGCTGCCCGACAAGTACCGTTCTTTCGGCTGGGACGTGAGGGAGGTCGATGGGCATGACATGGAAGACATCGTATCGAGCCTTGAACAAGCGAGAAACGACAACAGATCGGGCCGGCCAGTCGCATTGATTTGTCACACCAACAAGGGGCGCGGTGTTTCCTTTATGGAGAATGTCGTCAGCTGGCACGGCAAGCCACCGAATCGGGCGGAACTGGAGAGGGTGCTTTCGGAATTGAAGCTGTCGGGCGCGTTCGATGTAGAGTCATTGCTGGCCCAGGGGTCCGCTCATCGTGAAAGGAGCGAGGCGGCGCTGGCATCGTCAATGCCGCGTTTCTCACGAGATTATTGGTGGAACGCCCCGGGGACGATGTCGGTCGAAATGGATCCTACGCGGAAGGGGTTTGGGCGGGCTCTCGACAAGTACGGCGACGACGCGCGGGTGGTTTGTATCGGGGCGGACATTTCCGACTCGATCACCATATCCGATTTTTTCAAACGGCACCCCGAACGGAAGGATCGGTTCATCTCGGTCGGTGTGGCGGAGCAGAATGCGACAACGATAGCGGCCGGTCTGGCTAAAGAAGGGAGGATCCCGGTGTTCGGTACGTACGGGGTGTTTGCATCGGCGCGAAATCTGGACCAGCTCCGCGTATCGGTCTGTTACGGCAATTTCAACGTGTTGGTCGCAGGGGCCCACGGCGGCATTTCGGTCGGTCCGGACGGAGCCACGCACCAGGAGCTTGAGTCGATGTTTCAGATAGCGGGACTTCCCAACATGCATATGGGCGTTCCGTGCGATTCGATCGAGACCGAGAAGATGACCCGGGCACTGCTTTTCGACGTTGTCGGTCCGAAATACATTCGCTTTGCCCGTGAAGCGACACCTGTCATATCGACGCCGGATACTCCGTTCAGGTTCGGAGAGGCAAACGTGTATCGACTCCGCCGGGAAACTGCGCGGTTTGTCGATGCGTTCGAGGTCCGTGTCGCATCGGATTATGTCAACGAAAACGAGCATTTGACAATCGTGTCGTGCGGTCCGGAAGTCGCCGAGTCGTTACGTGCGGCCTGGATCCTGAAGCGCGAGCACGATATCGAAACGCGCGTGCTCAATGTTCACACCGTCAAGCCCATCGACACAGAGGCCATACTGAGCGCGGCCCGGGAGACCGGGGCGATGTTAACGGCGGAGGAGCACCAGGTCGGCGGGCTTGGCAACCGCATTGCCGGGATCATCGCGTGCGATATCGCGCCGGGGGGAAGGAGGCTGCCGTTTGCGATGATCGGTATACCGGATGTATTCGGAGAGTCCGGAGAACCGTGGCAGTTGATTCGGAAGTTCGGTTTGGCCGCCGAACATATCGCAGCCAAAGCACAAGAACTACTCGGAATATAG
- a CDS encoding pyridoxal phosphate-dependent aminotransferase → MKYSERIRRLESEGAFAVLARAKQMEREGKSIIHLQIGEPDFDTPANITEAAYKALRNGHTHYAPSGGIPEAREAIADEVRRTRKVNVSAENVIVMPGCKPVIFAAIMALVEEGDEVIVPNPGYPTYRSVTRFLGAEPVPVPLREEHDFRFNLDEVRALITPRTRVIILNSPGNPTGGVLTESDLEGVFALAKKHDLWIVTDEIYSRLVYEGEFKSILSVPGALERTIAVDGMSKTYAMTGWRLGYGIMPKQLADYFFTFAINNFSSTATFSQYAMVEALTGPQDGVDQMIEQFRRRREVIVDGLNAIDGITCLKPQGAFYVFPNITGTGLSSKEFAEVMLEQAGVACLSGTAFGQYGEGYVRFSYANSIENIEEALRRIKKTLAAVKV, encoded by the coding sequence ATGAAATACAGTGAGCGAATCCGGCGGCTCGAATCGGAGGGGGCGTTTGCGGTACTGGCTCGGGCCAAGCAGATGGAGCGTGAGGGGAAGTCGATAATCCATCTCCAGATCGGTGAGCCGGATTTCGATACGCCGGCAAATATCACGGAAGCCGCCTACAAGGCTCTCCGAAACGGGCACACGCACTATGCGCCGTCGGGCGGTATTCCCGAGGCGCGCGAGGCGATCGCCGATGAGGTGCGGCGGACCCGTAAAGTCAACGTCTCCGCCGAAAACGTAATCGTCATGCCGGGCTGTAAGCCGGTCATTTTCGCAGCGATTATGGCTCTTGTGGAGGAAGGCGACGAGGTGATAGTTCCCAACCCCGGCTATCCCACGTATCGATCGGTTACGCGTTTTTTGGGGGCTGAGCCCGTGCCGGTTCCGCTGCGCGAGGAACACGATTTCCGTTTCAACCTCGACGAGGTCAGGGCACTCATTACACCCCGGACGAGGGTGATAATCCTGAATTCACCGGGTAATCCCACGGGCGGCGTGTTGACGGAATCCGATCTCGAGGGGGTGTTCGCACTGGCGAAGAAACATGATTTGTGGATCGTGACGGACGAGATATATTCGCGGCTCGTGTACGAAGGCGAGTTCAAGTCGATACTGTCGGTTCCGGGCGCACTGGAGAGGACAATTGCGGTAGACGGGATGTCGAAGACGTACGCGATGACCGGCTGGCGACTGGGATACGGGATCATGCCGAAGCAGCTGGCCGACTATTTCTTCACATTCGCGATCAACAACTTCTCGTCCACCGCGACGTTTTCCCAGTACGCGATGGTGGAGGCACTGACGGGGCCCCAGGACGGCGTGGACCAAATGATCGAGCAGTTCCGTCGTCGCCGCGAAGTAATTGTGGACGGCCTCAACGCGATCGACGGCATTACGTGTCTGAAGCCGCAGGGAGCCTTTTACGTGTTTCCGAACATCACCGGTACCGGCCTGAGTTCAAAGGAATTCGCCGAAGTCATGCTGGAGCAAGCGGGCGTGGCCTGTTTGTCGGGAACGGCGTTCGGTCAGTACGGGGAGGGCTACGTTCGATTCTCGTACGCAAACTCGATCGAAAACATCGAAGAGGCGCTCCGCCGCATCAAAAAGACACTGGCAGCAGTCAAGGTCTGA